The following proteins are encoded in a genomic region of Aminivibrio pyruvatiphilus:
- the ftcD gene encoding glutamate formimidoyltransferase, with protein MAGKLIECVPNFSEGRRQDVIESIAANFRGVKGCSLLDYRADADHNRLVVSLAGEPEAVADALIGAARTAMAAIDMNAHQGAHPRIGAVDVIPFTPIRGISMEECVALSRAFGERYFAELGIPVYFYEESAKRPERKRLEVIRKGQYEVLKVESVTPERQPDVGGPALHPTAGATVVGARQFLVAFNVNLNTADEEIAKKIGTFVRASSGGFCHVKGMGVALSERGMTQVSMNIVDYQKNALYRVLELIRMEARRWGVEVVETEIYGMIPAQALLDSAAYYLQVKDFDPDQVLELKLLGMGDGAE; from the coding sequence GTGCCGAATTTCAGCGAGGGACGTCGGCAGGACGTCATCGAGTCCATCGCCGCCAATTTTCGTGGAGTGAAGGGGTGCTCCCTTCTCGATTACCGGGCGGACGCCGACCACAACCGCCTCGTGGTGAGCCTTGCAGGCGAACCGGAGGCCGTGGCCGACGCCCTCATCGGGGCGGCCAGGACGGCCATGGCCGCCATCGACATGAACGCCCACCAGGGCGCCCACCCGAGGATCGGGGCGGTGGACGTGATCCCCTTCACGCCCATCCGCGGCATTTCCATGGAAGAGTGCGTCGCCCTCTCCCGCGCCTTCGGTGAGCGCTACTTCGCCGAGCTGGGCATTCCCGTCTATTTCTACGAGGAGTCGGCGAAGCGCCCCGAGCGGAAGCGCCTCGAGGTGATCCGCAAGGGGCAGTACGAGGTTCTGAAAGTGGAATCCGTCACTCCCGAACGGCAGCCCGACGTGGGCGGCCCGGCCCTCCACCCCACGGCGGGGGCCACGGTGGTCGGGGCGCGGCAGTTCCTCGTGGCCTTCAACGTGAACCTGAACACCGCCGACGAGGAGATCGCGAAAAAGATCGGCACCTTCGTCCGGGCGTCGAGCGGCGGCTTCTGCCACGTGAAGGGTATGGGCGTGGCCCTCTCCGAGCGGGGCATGACCCAGGTGAGCATGAACATCGTGGATTACCAGAAGAACGCCCTCTACAGGGTGCTGGAGCTGATCCGCATGGAGGCCCGGCGCTGGGGCGTGGAGGTGGTGGAGACTGAAATTTACGGCATGATTCCCGCCCAGGCCCTTCTGGACAGCGCGGCCTACTATCTGCAGGTGAAGGATTTCGACCCCGACCAGGTGCTGGAGCTGAAGCTCCTCGGAATGGGGGATGGGGCGGAATGA
- the hutI gene encoding imidazolonepropionase — MIAKLVRNAGIYTPEGASPSAGKDQGAVRFLPRGAMVIRDGLIEAVGPEEKILSSLSGREFDEEIDCGGRCVIPGFVDPHTHMCFARRREEEFSLRLAGTPYLEILRKGGGILSSVRSVREATDGDLFENTLVLALSALSMGTTTVEMKSGYGLDTETELRMLSVIRRVGRETPLDVVPTFMGAHAVPELYRGNGDGYVDLIVEEMLPAVEEQGIARFCDVFCEEGVFSVSQTERILAEASRRGLGLKVHADEVHDTGGAALAARMGAVSAEHLLAAGDEGISALAKSGTTAILLPATAYSLRKPYARARDMIERGVPVALATDCNPGSSFTESMPFVFGLAVMAMGLTPEEALTAATKNSACAVGMGAVCGTLEPGKQADFLLLDGETPAILAYHAGVPAVEGVYKKGEQVR, encoded by the coding sequence ATGATCGCGAAACTTGTGAGGAACGCCGGGATCTATACCCCGGAAGGGGCCTCCCCTTCGGCGGGGAAGGACCAGGGAGCGGTCCGTTTTCTTCCCCGGGGGGCCATGGTGATCCGGGACGGCCTGATCGAGGCCGTGGGGCCGGAGGAGAAGATTCTTTCGTCCCTGTCCGGCAGGGAGTTCGACGAGGAGATCGACTGCGGGGGGCGGTGCGTCATTCCCGGTTTCGTGGACCCCCATACCCACATGTGTTTCGCCCGGAGGCGGGAAGAGGAATTCTCCCTCCGCCTCGCCGGCACGCCGTACCTTGAGATACTCAGGAAGGGAGGGGGGATCCTCTCCTCGGTGCGGAGCGTCAGGGAGGCGACCGACGGCGACCTGTTCGAGAACACCCTGGTCCTCGCCCTCTCGGCCCTGTCCATGGGCACCACCACGGTGGAGATGAAGAGCGGCTACGGACTGGACACGGAGACGGAGCTGCGCATGCTCTCGGTGATCCGGAGGGTGGGGCGGGAGACTCCCCTGGATGTGGTGCCCACCTTCATGGGGGCCCATGCTGTCCCCGAGCTGTACCGGGGCAACGGTGACGGATACGTGGACCTGATCGTGGAGGAGATGCTCCCTGCGGTGGAAGAGCAGGGAATCGCCCGGTTCTGCGACGTGTTCTGCGAGGAGGGGGTCTTCTCCGTTTCCCAGACGGAGCGGATCCTCGCCGAAGCGTCCCGGAGGGGCCTCGGCCTGAAGGTCCACGCAGACGAGGTGCACGACACAGGCGGCGCGGCATTGGCCGCCCGCATGGGCGCAGTCTCGGCGGAGCACCTTCTCGCCGCGGGCGACGAGGGAATTTCGGCCCTGGCGAAGAGCGGCACCACGGCCATTCTCCTTCCCGCCACGGCCTACAGCCTGAGAAAGCCCTACGCCCGTGCCCGGGACATGATCGAGCGGGGAGTTCCGGTGGCTCTGGCCACGGACTGCAACCCCGGGTCGTCCTTCACCGAGTCCATGCCCTTTGTCTTCGGGCTGGCGGTGATGGCCATGGGGCTCACTCCAGAGGAGGCTCTCACGGCCGCCACGAAGAACAGCGCCTGCGCAGTGGGCATGGGGGCGGTCTGCGGAACCCTCGAGCCCGGCAAGCAGGCGGATTTCCTTCTCCTCGACGGGGAGACCCCGGCCATACTCGCTTATCATGCGGGCGTTCCGGCCGTGGAAGGTGTCTACAAGAAAGGGGAGCAGGTGCGGTGA
- the hutH gene encoding histidine ammonia-lyase, with protein sequence MKTADRSRKVRLDGMSLTLEDVANVARRGWAVELDEETIRRVEASSAAVRAWENSDDVVYGITTGFGDLASVNISRKDRRLLQENLLKSHACGVGAPFPEDITRAMMLLRINSLVRGHSGISLAVLNQFVALLNLGIHPVVPCQGSVGASGDLCPLSHLALPLIGHGSVRYRGRTMAAAKALQMVGLAPVQLGAKEGLALNNGTASMGAMAVLALLDAECLAKTADIAAALSVEALHGVPFAFDERTHALRPHDGQGRVAGNIRRLIEGSEILEKYRSGKVQDAYSLRCVPQVHGASRDALGYVRRTLEVEINSVTDNPIIFPDDGVAISGGNFHGQPLALAMDFFGIAVAELASISERRQARLVDTSLSGLPPFLVENSGLNSGFMIAQYTSAALVSENKVLAHPSSVDSIPTSANQEDHVSMGAYSARKGLSILDNARKVVAIELLAGSQALDFSRLLKPGAGTTAAHDCVRGAVPYLKHDEFLQPLIERVEALVSRGAVVKAVEEAIGPLD encoded by the coding sequence GTGAAGACGGCGGACAGGAGCAGGAAGGTACGCCTTGACGGCATGTCCCTCACCCTGGAGGACGTGGCGAACGTGGCCCGCAGGGGATGGGCCGTGGAGCTGGACGAGGAGACTATCCGTAGGGTGGAGGCCTCGTCGGCGGCGGTCAGGGCCTGGGAGAACTCCGACGACGTGGTCTACGGCATCACCACGGGCTTCGGTGACCTCGCGTCGGTGAACATCTCCCGGAAGGACCGGCGGCTGCTGCAGGAGAACCTGCTGAAGAGCCACGCCTGCGGCGTGGGGGCCCCCTTCCCCGAGGACATCACCAGGGCCATGATGCTGCTGCGGATCAACAGCCTGGTCAGGGGGCACTCGGGCATCAGCCTCGCCGTTCTGAACCAGTTCGTCGCCCTGCTGAACCTGGGAATCCACCCCGTGGTCCCCTGCCAGGGATCGGTGGGCGCCAGCGGCGACCTCTGCCCGCTGTCTCACCTGGCCCTCCCGCTCATCGGTCACGGCTCGGTGCGGTACAGGGGACGGACCATGGCGGCGGCGAAGGCGCTCCAGATGGTGGGGCTCGCTCCCGTGCAGCTGGGCGCCAAGGAGGGGCTGGCCCTGAACAACGGCACGGCCTCCATGGGGGCCATGGCGGTGCTTGCCCTGCTGGACGCCGAATGCCTGGCCAAGACCGCCGACATCGCGGCGGCCCTTTCCGTCGAAGCCCTCCACGGGGTTCCCTTCGCCTTTGACGAGCGGACCCACGCCCTTCGGCCCCACGACGGGCAGGGGCGTGTCGCCGGGAACATCCGCAGGCTCATCGAGGGAAGCGAGATACTGGAAAAATACAGGTCCGGAAAGGTCCAGGACGCCTACTCCCTCCGGTGTGTCCCCCAGGTCCACGGAGCCAGCCGGGACGCCCTCGGCTACGTCCGGAGGACCCTGGAGGTGGAAATCAACTCCGTCACCGACAACCCCATTATCTTCCCCGACGACGGGGTGGCCATCAGCGGCGGGAACTTTCACGGGCAGCCCCTCGCCCTGGCCATGGACTTCTTCGGGATCGCCGTGGCGGAACTGGCGAGCATTTCCGAACGGCGCCAGGCACGGCTGGTGGACACGAGCCTGTCGGGCCTTCCTCCCTTCCTCGTGGAGAACAGCGGACTGAACAGCGGTTTCATGATCGCCCAGTACACCTCGGCGGCCCTGGTCTCGGAGAACAAGGTGCTGGCCCACCCATCGTCGGTGGACTCCATTCCCACGTCGGCGAACCAGGAGGATCATGTCTCCATGGGGGCCTATTCCGCCCGCAAGGGACTTTCCATTCTCGACAACGCCCGGAAGGTGGTTGCCATAGAACTGCTGGCGGGTTCCCAGGCCCTGGACTTCAGCCGCCTGCTGAAGCCCGGAGCGGGGACCACGGCGGCCCACGACTGCGTTCGGGGCGCCGTTCCCTACCTGAAGCACGATGAGTTCCTCCAGCCCCTCATAGAGAGGGTGGAGGCCCTGGTCAGCCGGGGAGCGGTGGTGAAGGCGGTGGAGGAAGCCATAGGCCCCCTGGACTGA
- a CDS encoding M20 metallopeptidase family protein, with the protein MLEKIKELAASSKTEIMAHRHHFHTHPEIAWQEVETTKTVVEALKAMGCDIVRIGFGGTECGVVADLRGGKPGKCVALRGDMDALPMNEDNDLPYRSQKDGVMHACGHDAHTAMLLGAAKVLSEIRDEIPGTVRFLFQPAEESGLKAGAKAMVEEGALEGVDAVAGIHCWSAAPTGTVLYRSGPIMAAADGWYLTLKGKGGHGSTPELCIDPTITAANIVLNLQAIVGREVSAKETVVVSTGTVKAGLSVFNIIPDSVEMNGTVRSFNPAVQDHVESAIRRVIAGACQIGRCEFTLDYKRFIPATINEPAVTAVAKEVFDGVFGPENVKETPLIMGSEDFSYFQQKVPGTYYLLGTGNPGKGTDNAHHHPKFNVDDDALPAGVASLAGFAWTWLSKNA; encoded by the coding sequence ATGCTCGAAAAGATCAAGGAGCTTGCGGCATCATCAAAAACCGAAATCATGGCCCACCGGCACCATTTCCACACCCACCCCGAAATCGCCTGGCAGGAGGTGGAAACCACCAAAACCGTGGTGGAAGCCCTGAAAGCCATGGGGTGCGACATCGTCAGGATCGGCTTCGGCGGCACTGAGTGCGGCGTGGTGGCCGACCTCCGGGGAGGAAAGCCCGGAAAGTGCGTCGCCCTGAGAGGCGACATGGACGCCCTTCCCATGAACGAGGACAACGACCTCCCCTACAGGTCGCAGAAGGACGGAGTCATGCACGCCTGCGGCCACGATGCCCACACGGCAATGCTCCTCGGGGCGGCGAAGGTGTTGTCCGAAATCAGGGATGAAATTCCGGGCACGGTGCGCTTCCTGTTCCAGCCCGCCGAGGAAAGCGGCCTGAAAGCGGGAGCCAAAGCCATGGTGGAAGAAGGGGCCCTCGAAGGAGTGGACGCCGTGGCAGGCATCCACTGCTGGTCCGCGGCCCCCACGGGAACGGTGCTGTACCGCTCCGGCCCCATCATGGCGGCCGCCGACGGCTGGTACCTCACCCTGAAGGGCAAGGGCGGCCACGGCTCCACTCCAGAGCTCTGCATCGACCCCACCATCACGGCGGCGAACATCGTGCTCAACCTCCAGGCCATCGTGGGCAGGGAAGTGAGCGCCAAGGAGACGGTGGTGGTGAGCACCGGGACGGTGAAGGCAGGGCTCTCCGTCTTCAACATCATTCCCGACTCGGTGGAGATGAACGGCACGGTCCGCTCCTTCAACCCCGCCGTTCAGGACCACGTTGAATCCGCCATCCGCAGGGTCATCGCCGGGGCCTGCCAGATCGGCCGGTGCGAATTCACCCTCGACTACAAGCGCTTCATCCCCGCCACCATCAACGAACCGGCGGTCACGGCAGTGGCAAAGGAAGTTTTCGACGGAGTGTTCGGGCCGGAAAACGTGAAGGAAACGCCCCTCATCATGGGCTCCGAGGACTTCAGCTACTTCCAGCAGAAGGTCCCCGGCACCTACTACCTCCTCGGAACGGGGAACCCCGGAAAGGGAACGGACAACGCCCACCACCACCCCAAGTTCAACGTGGACGACGACGCCCTCCCCGCCGGCGTGGCCTCCCTGGCGGGCTTCGCCTGGACCTGGCTCTCCAAGAACGCCTGA
- a CDS encoding TRAP transporter substrate-binding protein: MKQRCAVLAVFLLLGLLFLPAAWGAVELKLGHFGPENHPATVAAARFAENVEKRTNGEVRIVVYPNNALGSPPEVLEQVIMGVIDMSLSGQDQIAKHVKLFDSVAIPFSMQGYDHADRILDGPFKEWAAPELEKIGLVYINSWEWGFRQITNSKRPILSPDDVKGLKIRTPPAMAYQAAIEALGGNVQTIAFGELVMAMRQGVVDGQENPIGVIYDLKLYESQKYITIVNYLYSSMTHVVNKKVFDTLTEEQRKIIIEESDKSRLLMRELVRKQEQDQIADMRAKGIRIDTPDLAPFQAKMGPAYDKIKKNIGEENFNKWMEMAKATAK; this comes from the coding sequence TTGAAACAGAGATGTGCTGTTCTTGCGGTGTTTCTTCTGCTGGGACTTCTGTTTCTTCCGGCGGCGTGGGGAGCGGTGGAGCTGAAGCTCGGCCATTTCGGCCCGGAAAATCATCCCGCCACCGTCGCCGCGGCGCGGTTCGCCGAAAACGTGGAGAAGAGGACGAACGGCGAGGTCAGGATCGTCGTCTATCCCAACAACGCCCTCGGCAGTCCCCCCGAAGTGCTGGAGCAGGTCATCATGGGCGTCATCGACATGAGCCTTTCGGGCCAGGACCAGATCGCGAAGCATGTGAAGCTCTTCGACTCGGTGGCCATTCCCTTCTCCATGCAGGGGTACGACCACGCCGACAGGATCCTCGACGGTCCCTTCAAGGAATGGGCCGCCCCGGAGCTCGAAAAGATCGGCCTCGTGTACATCAACAGCTGGGAATGGGGATTCCGGCAGATCACCAATTCCAAGCGCCCCATCCTGAGCCCTGACGACGTGAAGGGCCTGAAGATCCGCACCCCGCCGGCCATGGCCTACCAGGCGGCTATCGAGGCCCTGGGAGGCAATGTGCAGACCATCGCCTTCGGCGAGCTTGTCATGGCCATGCGCCAGGGCGTGGTGGACGGCCAGGAGAACCCCATCGGCGTCATCTACGACCTGAAGCTCTACGAATCCCAGAAATACATCACCATCGTGAACTACCTCTACAGCTCCATGACCCACGTGGTGAACAAGAAGGTTTTCGACACCCTCACGGAGGAGCAGCGGAAGATCATCATCGAGGAATCCGACAAGTCCCGGCTGCTCATGAGGGAACTTGTCCGGAAGCAGGAGCAGGACCAGATAGCGGACATGAGGGCGAAGGGAATCCGGATCGACACTCCGGACCTGGCTCCCTTCCAGGCGAAGATGGGCCCCGCCTACGATAAGATAAAGAAGAACATCGGCGAGGAAAACTTCAACAAGTGGATGGAGATGGCCAAGGCCACGGCGAAATAA
- a CDS encoding TRAP transporter large permease: MLTFSIFAVLIGLLAINVPVVAAIGLTSVIFFALLGQGSFLAMLPHRMYFGTTGFTLLAIPFFILAGNLMNTGGITRRIFRFAGAMVGHIPGGLGQVNIVASVIFSGMSGSAVADAAGLGQIEHKAMVDDGYDPVVSASLVAASSVIGPVIPPSIPFVLYGAITGVSVARLFMAGFLPGIIMSLGMMAALAVLAKRRNYPCSACRTPAREAWASFRGAFWALMAPVIIIGGIMTGFFTPTEASVAVCIYAAILGFAYRDLKLRDLPGILFASLHQSVSLLFIIAAANFFGWLIIHQKIPDKIIAGLVALGASQAHVLLIMMAVVLLLGCFIEGNAIFLITLPIFMPVAKIFGIDLINFGVVMTLLIMIGNLTPPVGMCLFAVDSYAKVGILPLSREVLPYLAVIFAVTLLIAFVPGIALFLPRLVMGGM; the protein is encoded by the coding sequence ATGCTGACCTTTTCAATTTTTGCCGTCCTTATCGGCCTGTTGGCCATCAACGTACCGGTGGTCGCAGCGATCGGCCTCACCTCAGTGATTTTCTTCGCCCTTCTCGGCCAGGGCAGTTTTCTGGCAATGCTGCCCCACAGGATGTACTTCGGCACCACGGGCTTCACCCTCCTGGCCATTCCCTTCTTCATCCTCGCCGGCAACCTCATGAATACCGGCGGCATCACCAGGCGTATCTTCCGGTTCGCCGGCGCCATGGTGGGGCACATCCCCGGGGGGCTGGGCCAGGTGAACATCGTGGCGAGCGTCATCTTTTCGGGAATGTCGGGCTCGGCGGTGGCGGACGCCGCGGGGCTCGGGCAGATCGAGCACAAGGCCATGGTGGACGACGGGTACGACCCCGTGGTCTCCGCCTCCCTCGTGGCCGCTTCCTCGGTGATCGGCCCTGTGATCCCGCCGAGCATTCCCTTCGTCCTCTACGGGGCCATCACGGGAGTTTCCGTGGCCCGGCTCTTCATGGCGGGGTTTCTTCCAGGCATCATCATGAGCCTCGGCATGATGGCGGCCCTTGCCGTTCTGGCCAAGAGGAGGAACTACCCCTGCTCAGCCTGCAGAACTCCCGCCAGGGAAGCCTGGGCGAGCTTCCGGGGCGCCTTCTGGGCTCTCATGGCTCCGGTGATCATCATCGGCGGCATCATGACCGGCTTCTTCACCCCTACCGAAGCCTCGGTGGCTGTGTGCATCTATGCCGCCATCCTCGGCTTCGCCTACAGGGACCTGAAGCTCCGGGACCTCCCGGGTATCCTGTTCGCGTCGCTCCACCAGTCGGTGAGCCTTCTGTTCATCATCGCGGCCGCCAATTTCTTCGGATGGCTCATCATCCACCAGAAGATCCCCGACAAAATCATCGCCGGGCTGGTGGCCCTCGGGGCGAGCCAGGCCCACGTCCTCCTCATCATGATGGCGGTGGTTCTGCTTCTGGGCTGCTTCATCGAGGGAAACGCCATTTTCCTCATCACCCTGCCCATCTTCATGCCCGTGGCGAAAATATTCGGCATCGACCTCATCAATTTCGGCGTGGTGATGACGCTGCTCATCATGATCGGCAACCTGACGCCGCCCGTGGGGATGTGCCTCTTCGCCGTGGACAGCTATGCCAAAGTGGGGATCCTTCCGCTCTCCCGGGAGGTGCTGCCCTACCTGGCGGTGATTTTCGCCGTCACCCTGCTCATAGCCTTCGTGCCGGGCATTGCCCTTTTCCTGCCCCGGCTCGTGATGGGGGGAATGTGA
- a CDS encoding TRAP transporter small permease, whose translation MTGIFRSADILTQRVLRILTVLLFFVLALLLATNVALRLTNDLATVLTERGFSSAAEIVRGIIPIGSMHWFDEIVEMCFAALIFYGSASLWAVKGHFCVGDWISPRIRNFRAGSAYRLLTALLGAAFMAVFFRYSLRLTLHSTELTTVFQIPKSFLYSCMPVSSFIMLVYSLADCLREGKALLRGQGGGTPS comes from the coding sequence ATGACGGGCATTTTCCGGTCCGCCGATATTCTGACGCAGCGGGTGCTCCGCATCCTCACCGTCCTGCTGTTCTTCGTGCTTGCCCTTCTCCTGGCGACGAACGTGGCCCTGAGGCTCACCAACGACCTCGCCACGGTCCTCACCGAAAGAGGGTTCTCCTCGGCCGCGGAGATCGTCCGGGGGATCATCCCCATCGGTTCCATGCACTGGTTCGACGAGATAGTGGAGATGTGCTTCGCCGCCCTGATCTTTTACGGCTCAGCGTCCCTGTGGGCGGTGAAGGGGCACTTCTGCGTGGGGGACTGGATCTCCCCCAGGATAAGGAACTTCAGGGCCGGGAGCGCCTATCGCCTGCTGACGGCCCTTCTGGGGGCCGCCTTCATGGCCGTGTTCTTCCGGTATTCCCTGAGGCTGACCCTCCACTCCACGGAACTGACCACGGTGTTCCAGATTCCCAAGTCATTCCTGTACTCCTGCATGCCCGTCTCGTCCTTCATCATGCTCGTCTATTCTCTCGCAGACTGCCTGCGGGAGGGGAAGGCCCTCCTGCGGGGGCAAGGCGGCGGCACTCCGTCATAA
- a CDS encoding electron transfer flavoprotein subunit beta/FixA family protein, producing the protein MKIAVLIKQVPDSDDVRMDPETGTMVREGMGAIVNPLDLNALQAALDLRSAAGGEVTVITMGPPRAHEALRECLSMGADKGVLLTDRAFAGSDTWATAKVLAAAVKKAGPFDLVLAGEKATDGETGQVGPETAALLGMPFSTYVSALSLAGGGVEVARTVEEGIQRQYLPFPCLLTVLHALNEPSMPTLAGKKRARRTEIPLEGIASIGLSPEETGLGGSATRVVKISYPTISRTTEMFDEKRIDEGIERLVAVLRDMAVI; encoded by the coding sequence GTGAAAATAGCAGTGCTGATCAAGCAGGTTCCCGATTCCGACGACGTGCGCATGGACCCCGAGACGGGGACCATGGTGCGGGAAGGGATGGGGGCCATCGTCAACCCTCTCGACCTGAACGCCCTCCAGGCCGCCCTCGATCTCCGGTCGGCGGCGGGCGGGGAGGTCACGGTGATCACCATGGGACCTCCCCGGGCCCATGAAGCCCTCCGGGAGTGCCTCTCCATGGGGGCGGACAAAGGAGTGCTCCTCACCGACCGGGCCTTCGCGGGCAGCGATACCTGGGCCACCGCCAAGGTGCTGGCCGCGGCGGTGAAGAAGGCCGGCCCCTTCGATCTCGTCCTCGCGGGCGAGAAGGCCACCGACGGCGAAACGGGCCAGGTGGGCCCCGAGACGGCGGCGCTGCTGGGCATGCCCTTCAGTACCTACGTGAGCGCCCTCTCCCTTGCCGGCGGAGGAGTTGAGGTCGCCCGGACGGTGGAGGAGGGCATCCAGAGGCAGTACCTGCCCTTTCCCTGCCTGCTGACGGTCCTTCATGCCCTGAACGAGCCTTCCATGCCCACCCTCGCGGGAAAGAAGCGGGCCCGGCGGACGGAGATCCCCCTGGAGGGGATAGCCTCCATCGGCCTTTCGCCGGAGGAGACGGGCCTCGGGGGATCAGCCACCCGGGTGGTGAAGATCTCCTACCCGACCATATCGAGAACGACGGAAATGTTCGACGAGAAGCGGATCGACGAGGGCATCGAACGCCTCGTGGCCGTCCTCCGGGACATGGCGGTCATTTAG
- a CDS encoding electron transfer flavoprotein subunit alpha/FixB family protein, with the protein MTGKQFFVLGEVREGHIHSVTFELTGKARELADSCGGTVTTILLSGGLADDPEVLLRSGADRVMTVEHPVLSMYNQEAEVKVLAHLLRQEGPDVVLAPATTSGRTTLPALAAELETGLTADCTGLEMDRETGLLLQTRPAIGGNVMATIKTPVCRPQMATVRPRTFRAPDRSDALSGGKVVRPEIPPELFGSRVVNLGFERGEDGGSNIQDLDVVVSGGKGLKRPESFRMLEELAALLGGGVGASRPAVEAKWMGYPHQVGLSGKVVAPKVYIAAGISGAVQHLAGMQTAGYVVAVNRDPDASIFRVADLGLCGDLFDILPRLTERIRKEVGAE; encoded by the coding sequence ATGACGGGCAAACAATTTTTCGTTCTCGGAGAGGTCCGGGAGGGGCATATCCATTCGGTCACCTTCGAGCTGACGGGAAAGGCCAGGGAGCTGGCGGATTCCTGCGGCGGCACGGTGACCACGATACTTCTCTCCGGCGGTCTGGCAGACGACCCGGAGGTTCTTCTCCGGAGCGGGGCGGACCGGGTGATGACGGTGGAACACCCGGTCCTGTCCATGTACAACCAGGAGGCGGAAGTGAAGGTCCTGGCCCATCTCCTGCGGCAGGAGGGGCCGGACGTGGTCCTCGCGCCCGCCACCACGTCGGGGCGGACCACCCTGCCCGCCCTGGCGGCGGAGCTGGAGACGGGGCTCACCGCCGACTGCACCGGGCTGGAGATGGACCGGGAGACGGGACTGCTGCTCCAGACCCGGCCCGCCATCGGGGGCAACGTCATGGCCACCATCAAGACCCCCGTGTGCCGCCCCCAGATGGCCACCGTCCGGCCCCGGACCTTCCGGGCCCCGGACCGTTCGGATGCCCTTTCCGGGGGTAAGGTGGTCCGGCCGGAGATCCCGCCCGAGCTGTTCGGGTCCAGGGTGGTCAACCTGGGCTTTGAACGGGGGGAGGACGGCGGCTCCAATATCCAGGACCTGGACGTGGTGGTCTCCGGGGGCAAGGGGCTGAAGCGCCCCGAGAGCTTCCGGATGCTGGAGGAGCTGGCGGCCCTCCTCGGCGGAGGGGTGGGGGCCAGCAGGCCCGCCGTGGAGGCCAAGTGGATGGGCTACCCCCACCAGGTGGGCCTCTCGGGCAAGGTGGTGGCCCCGAAGGTCTACATCGCCGCAGGCATCTCGGGAGCGGTGCAGCATCTGGCGGGAATGCAGACCGCAGGCTACGTGGTGGCGGTGAACAGGGACCCTGACGCCTCCATCTTCCGGGTGGCCGACCTGGGGCTCTGCGGCGACCTGTTCGATATTCTCCCCCGGCTTACGGAGCGGATCAGGAAAGAGGTGGGCGCGGAATGA